TTTGTAAAATAATTTATCTTAACTTTTTTTTCAGCTTTTCTTGAAATACTTTTTTCTTTCAATTTATTATTATTTAAATTAACTATTTCATCTGAAACGTTTTTCCCCGTATCAAAATAACTTTTAATTTTTTCTAATTCTTCTTTATTTAATCTTTTTGTAGCTCCTTTGGCATTGATTCCAAGTTTGTTGCAAGCTAATAATATTCTATTACTCTCTACATTAAGATCTTTAGCAATAGTGAAAATTGGAGTGTTGATAGACATTATTTTCTTTTCTATAGAATTTATTATTAATAATATATTTATAAATTATTATTTAAAGGCATTTTTAACTATTATTAATTTCATATATTTTTTTCTGTATTAAGCTACTTCCTCTTCAAAATTATTTAAATCATCAAACTTTTTTTTCATGGTTGGGTTATTTCTAGTTAATTTCTTTACTGTTAAATCTTGAGATTTACTGTCAGCTGATAAAAGATGCTTTTTTGATAGAATCAAAGCTTCCTTGGTTTTTTTTAAATGGGTTATTGATTTGTCAATTTCTGAAATTGCATCATTAAATCTATCTTGGGCTAGTGTTACATTTTTACCAAATGCATTCTTAAATTGCTCAAGAGTAGCTTCAAAATTAGTTACATCGAAATTCTCGCGTTTCATTAAGTCTATTTGTGATTTGTATTTTAAAGTTTCCATTGATGCATTTCTTAGTAGAGAAATAATTGGCAAAAAGAATTGTGGTCTAATAACATACATCTTTGGAAATCTATGAGAAACATCTACTATTCCTGCATTATATAATTCACTATCTGGTTCTAGAAGCGAAACGAGTACAGCATACTCACATGATTTTTGTCTTCTATCTTTATCTAATTCTCTTAGAAAATCTTCATTTTTTTTCTTATATGATCCATTTTCACTTTCGTTCTTCATTTCAAACATTATGGATACTATTTCAATTTTATTATTATCAAATTCTCTAAAAATATAGTCACCTTTACTTCCTAAAGTGACATCATTATCTTTTTCGAAATATGAGTTTTTAAATGCTGTAGCGCGATTAAGATTGAATTGGGTCTCGCAATGAATTTCTAATGTTTCGCCTACCATCTTTGTAGATAATCTAGATTTCATTTCTCTTAGCTCCTTAATAGTAAGATCTCTTTCACTAATTTTGTGCTTGAACTTTTCTTCAATTAATTTTTCATTTATTGATTGTTCAAGCCTCATTTTTTCAATGGAACTTGCTAAAGATGAGTTTTCCTTCTCTAAATTAATAACAGCTTCATTGACTTTATTTTTTAAAGATAATTCTGAAATTAAAGACTGGTTTTTAATTTCATCCTTTAATTTGTTTAGTTCATTATTCAGTAAATTAATTTTATTTGTTGCTTGGTTTCTTAAATCATTTAAAGCATTTATTTTCTTTTCTTCAGCGATATTTAATTTAGATTCAAGAGCTTGTATTTCATTTTCTTTAATGCGGTTTTGCTCTATTAACTGTATTTTCAATTCTCGCTTTAAAATTTCCAAAGCTTTTTTATTATCTTCTTCAGCTAATAGAAGCCTTTCTTTTATTTGTTTATTAAATTCTTCGTCCTTTATTTGAAGAAGTATTTCTTCAAAGCCGCTGGGATCAATTCGGAATGTTTTGCCGCATGAGGGACATTTAATATCTTTCATTTTTAATTGAGAAAATTAATATTAGAAAGGTTTTAATATTCGAATTATGTAAAAAGAATATTATTCTTGACTAAGAATAAACAATGATTCAATTTTATGCATTAAAAAATAAAATAAATACTTAATGGAGGTTATATTAATCCAGATTCTTTAAGAATATTAATCTTATTTGCTAATTCAATATCTGCAGATGATATTGATCGATCTAATTTTTTGTTGGAAGAAACAGTATAACCACTGTCATCGACAAATTCATCTTCTGCATCTTTTAAATGCATATTCTCA
This window of the Prochlorococcus sp. MIT 1314 genome carries:
- a CDS encoding translation initiation factor IF-2 N-terminal domain-containing protein produces the protein MSINTPIFTIAKDLNVESNRILLACNKLGINAKGATKRLNKEELEKIKSYFDTGKNVSDEIVNLNNNKLKEKSISRKAEKKVKINYFTNRLIRKS
- a CDS encoding DUF2130 domain-containing protein codes for the protein MKDIKCPSCGKTFRIDPSGFEEILLQIKDEEFNKQIKERLLLAEEDNKKALEILKRELKIQLIEQNRIKENEIQALESKLNIAEEKKINALNDLRNQATNKINLLNNELNKLKDEIKNQSLISELSLKNKVNEAVINLEKENSSLASSIEKMRLEQSINEKLIEEKFKHKISERDLTIKELREMKSRLSTKMVGETLEIHCETQFNLNRATAFKNSYFEKDNDVTLGSKGDYIFREFDNNKIEIVSIMFEMKNESENGSYKKKNEDFLRELDKDRRQKSCEYAVLVSLLEPDSELYNAGIVDVSHRFPKMYVIRPQFFLPIISLLRNASMETLKYKSQIDLMKRENFDVTNFEATLEQFKNAFGKNVTLAQDRFNDAISEIDKSITHLKKTKEALILSKKHLLSADSKSQDLTVKKLTRNNPTMKKKFDDLNNFEEEVA